Below is a window of Labilibaculum sp. DW002 DNA.
GAGAGATGGCACTTTCCGTCATTTCAATTGCATGAGCACTATCTGGTTCTTCTATGTTTACATGTTCAAAAAGCCTTTTTAAAGCACTGTCACCATCAATTAATTTACGAAAAGAATCGTTCGGAATCGTCGCAATAAGTACAAAGTAGCCTTTGTTAAGTTCCGATTTTAGTAGGTGAATAACACCTGTATTTCCAGATTTGTCGTCAATTAAGGTTTGTAGGTCATCTAAAAATAAAATTGGACGCTTAAGCTGTTCTAGTTGCTTGAAAACTTTACGAAGGCGATCTTCAATTTCTCCTTTATAGGTTGCTCCGGCTAGAATGTTTTCCAGTTGAAGCTTAAATACTTTTGACTGAGTTAAAAGTTCGGGAGCTTTGCCTTGTGAAACAATTGTAGCTAAGCCATTTATGATTACAGATTTGCCAACTCCAGATTCTCCTGTAATAAGTACGTGAGGTTTGGTGAATCGGCCAATTGTCTCAGTGATATTTAATAGTTCCTGATCTCTGGCTACTACTGGAGAGAGCTGGTTATTTTTTGCTAAAAGGCTTAAGTCAGTTAGGTACTCAAACTCACTTTTTATTTCTTTTGTATTCGTTTTGTTTGATGTTGCTTTACTTTCGCTAGAGAATTTGCTAAGTAATTGATCGCGTTGAAGTGGAAAAGTTTTTAGCTGATCGAAAGTAAATCCTACACCGGGCGTTGTAAGTGCTGTAAGTACGCTTAAAGAGGTAAGTTCATCTTGTTCCGATAGTAAATTGATTTCTTCTGCTTCCTGAAAAATATTATCTACGCCATCATCGGCAGGAATCGGATTGGACAATTTTGTTCCTTTTGGATAGCCTTCCATTCGTACTTCAGCCCATTCTTCCATATAATAAACATCAATATCCATAGAAAATAGTTCTTCACGGATACCGCTGTCTTTGTGTAATAGTCCTTTTAATAAGTGAGCAGGGGAAAAGCAAGGATTGCTATATTCTTTGGCGCAAGATTGAGCTACTATGATGGCATTTTTGATCTCTTCAGATAATTTTAATAAGCCATTTTCGATTTCTACCATGTTAAGTTTTATAATTTAACAATATGTATAAATAAGGCTTGTAATTTAAGGCCTTATAGATCATAAAGTTTTAATATTTTAATTAATCAAGCATAACAAATATAATTATTATATTTTATTAAGTTATTTATTAGAATATTTTTTAGTTAAATAAAAATGGAAGTATTTAATTTTTTTGATAAATTCGTAATTTCTTTACTGTTTGATAATCTATAATTAAAGCTTGTTTGGTTGAGTTAATAGTTTTGTGTCAATAATGATATTTAGAGTAAGATGTACTATACGTTGCCATTGAAGTTTGGGAAGTTATGTGAAAAAAAAGATCATGAACATTGTTCATTGAAAGAATCGATATCTCAAAACTTGTATTTAATAATAACAACTGCTTTAGGGGATTGTTTGTATGATGAAACCTTCGGTTGTTCCATATGGGATAGTGACTTTGATAATAAAGTTAATGATAGTAGGTTGAAAGAAGAAATCAAATCAGGATTATGTTTATCGATTAAAAATCATGAAAGCAGATTGGATGATTTGGGTGTAGAAATAAGCTTCTCGCAAGCTTTAATTGGTGTTGGAGAGAATGTAACTAGCATGAAAAAGAAGTTGGATTTGATCGTGACTGGGAAATTATCACAAACGGATGAACCTTTTGCATTCTCAGGGTACTTTTTCATGGGACCATTGTCCTATTATTAAATTGATTAGAAGTAGATGGAGCATAAAGAGCTAATAAAAGAGAGGATGTTGAGGCAGGCATCACGCATGTGGGCCATTGATGAGGTGTATGATGAATCCTCTTTTGATCCTTTGGTAAGAATATTAATTTCGGCACTTGCAGCAGAAACTGAATCGATCTATCATGAAATGGATCAGGTACAGGATCGTGTCGCCCAAAAATTAATGAATCAGTTGATTCCTCATATCCATGGAGGTGTACAACCGGGTTATTCTGTTGCCATAATTAATCCAACAGATTCAGTTGCAAGCTTACCTGCCAATTATAAATTTTTAAGTAGGGTTCGGAATGAGTTTGACGCGCTTCGGGAAATGCAATTTATTTCACTGCAGGAGGCCTTCCTTTTTAAAGGAGGCATTAAGTATATGCTTTCTAATTCTGCGTATTATCAAATGACAGACTATCGCTTTAAGTCTCGGATTGAATCTGAAGTTCTTAAAGATATTTCTGTTGAAAAAAATGATGTACTGCTAGGGATTGAGATACCAGAAAATAAGGAAGGATTAAACAAGTTTCGTTTGTTTTTCGATTCGAAAGAAAACAGCGTGATTAGAGATACTTTTTATCGACAATTAAAAAATGCAAAATTCTATTTTAATGATGAGAGGTTAGATGTTGACTTTGGTTTATTGAGCGAAGAAGATGATGAGTTATCAGTTGACTGGGGAAGCTCGAATAGTGAACTTGTAGGAATTAAAAAAAGAGTACTATCCTATTACAATAGGCAATTTGTAAAAATAACAAGACCTCTGGGCTCAGAAGCAGATTTTAGTGCCAATGGTTCCCAAAACGAAGGAAATATTTGTTGGTTGAGAATCTGTTTTAATGAGGATTTTGATTCGGGAATATTATCGTCGGTTAATTGTTTTGCAAATGCCATTCCGGTTGTAAATCTTACCGAACGAGAGAAAGTTTTTAAGAGTAGTGAAAACTTATCAGTAATTAGTTTGCAGGATGAGGAAGCTTTCTTTGCTCTGGATGTGGTGGAAGGTGATGATGGAGTTGTTTATGAAGAGTACGGAGTGCAAAATGGAGGCGAATGGGAAAATGGAACTTTCTTATTGCGTAGAGATGGAGTTGCAGGTATGTCGACAGAAAATGCTAACGAAGCTATTAATTTCTTAATCGGAAAATTAAGGAATGAGAGTGCTGCATTTGCAATGCTCGATAATGGTAAGTTCTCCGATGACCTAAAAGTACTTGGTCAAATTGTTTCCCGTTTGCAACAGTCGGTAACTCAAAAGAAAAGATATCATAGTCCTGTGTATATGTTTCTTAAGTATAGAGAAATTGCTGATACAATTTTTGTGAAATATTATACTACCGCAGGAAAGGTTTTGAAAGGAATAAAACCGAATACGCCAATATTGCCATATAAAGGGGTGTCCATTCAACAAACGGGAGGTTATTTTATTACTCCTATGGTGGGTGCTAGAAATGTTTTAAACTCCGATGAGCAATTGTATAACAATAGATATATGATGTTGTCGGGAGGGCGAATTGTTACCAAAAAGGATATTAAATCTTTGGTGTATAATATTTTTGGCGAGATCGTTGAACAGATTGATATTGAAAAAGGATTGATGGAGAGTGAAGATTCTCATACTGGTTTTGTAAGAACCATTGATATAAAATTAAATATCAATCGGGAATTAAGCGAAGATGATGCAATAGTGTTTGAAGGACGCGAAGTTTTGCATGTTTTGGAGGAAAGAGGAAGTAATATTTATCCTTACTGTTTATTTATTAATGGAATGCAAATATTCAAACAATAATGGCAAAAAATACTGTTGAACCTCGTCAGTTTAGGATTGACTCAATGATTTCTAATTTTTTCATAATTCTTTTAATCCCTTTGGCCGCAGCAGTGGGATTTAAATACTATGAATATCAAGCTCCACCCGAAGTGAGTTTTGATGTCTTAGGAGATGATCACATGGAGAATGAAATGTTGAAGTTTCGGAACAATACAGCAGGTGATCATTCTTATGAGTGGAATTTTGGAGATAGTACAGAACTAGTTCAGGAAAAGTCACCAATACATACATTTACGAAGCATGGCGATTATATGGTTAGCCTTACTGTAGATGGCCAGTATGAGTTTCAGGAAGTAGTTCATGTGGGGCAGATAAAGAAGGAAAAGCCTATGGTTATAATTCCAAGAATTGCTGGCCCTAAAAGAATGTATGTTGGAGCCTCGGCTTTTTTCACTTGTAGTACAAAA
It encodes the following:
- a CDS encoding GPW/gp25 family protein, with the translated sequence MKESISQNLYLIITTALGDCLYDETFGCSIWDSDFDNKVNDSRLKEEIKSGLCLSIKNHESRLDDLGVEISFSQALIGVGENVTSMKKKLDLIVTGKLSQTDEPFAFSGYFFMGPLSYY